One region of Oreochromis aureus strain Israel breed Guangdong linkage group 19, ZZ_aureus, whole genome shotgun sequence genomic DNA includes:
- the LOC116327226 gene encoding platelet-activating factor receptor-like isoform X3: MEITQSVTMTTMSSVESTTINPFLDSQFRYVFIPVFYIIFFILGFISNLYVLFVLCCLRQAKAMGEIHIYMTNLTIADLLFVCALPFWIDYYMREGDWVYGDFMCRVTGTFFFINTYGTILFLAAISINRCWAVTRPLDAASSDRRICGIIVCICIWVFVLTMSVPFLVSPGINKHSKNNTDIRRCFEGYQNESKEKKKTVAVTNFLIIGLFFIVFLLIVMCNILIARVLIYKNSPQSKIQSSETESKTPNVMSTFKRPTGVKRRALQMLLAVVGVFVLCFLPHHIVQGPWALAVLEIVNYSETTRKLLNDAHQITLVLMGLNCILDPVVYYFATGKFRELIKAHITKLITCTQTQSYHLNSGSKSESS; encoded by the coding sequence ATGGAAATCACTCAATCAGTTACTATGACAACAATGAGTAGTGTGGAGTCCACAACCATTAATCCGTTCCTGGACTCTCAGTTTCGTTATGTGTTCATCCCGGTTTTCtacatcatcttcttcatcctgGGCTTCATCTCTAACCTCTACGTGCTGTTTGTCCTGTGCTGTCTTCGTCAAGCCAAGGCCATGGGAGAAATCCACATCTACATGACCAACTTGACCATCGCTGatcttctgtttgtgtgtgctctTCCCTTTTGGATTGACTACTATATGCGTGAGGGAGACTGGGTTTATGGAGATTTCATGTGCCGGGTGACAGGCACCTTCTTTTTCATCAACACCTACGGCACCATCCTCTTCCTTGCAGCCATCAGCATCAACAGATGCTGGGCGGTGACTCGGCCTCTTGACGCAGCCTCGTCGGACCGCAGAATTTGTGGGATCATTGTTTGTATTTGTATCTGGGTGTTTGTTCTGACGATGTCTGTTCCTTTTCTGGTGAGTCCAGGGATCAACAAACACTCTAAAAACAACACTGACATACGTCGCTGTTTTGAGGGATACCAGAATGAaagtaaagagaaaaagaaaacagtggcTGTCActaattttttaataattggattgttttttattgtcttCTTACTCATTGTGATGTGCAATATCCTTATTGCTCGAGTCTTAATTTATAAAAACTCTCCTCAGTCTAAAATTCAGTCTTCAGAAACTGAGTCTAAAACGCCAAATGTAATGTCCACATTCAAACGACCCACAGGGGTAAAACGGAGGGCTCTCCAGATGTTGCTGGCAGTGGTGGGAgtgtttgttctgtgtttccTGCCACACCACATAGTTCAAGGCCCCTGGGCTCTGGCAGTGCTGGAGATCGTGAATTACAGCGAGACCACTCGTAAGTTGCTGAACGACGCTCATCAGATCACCCTGGTTCTTATGGGCCTCAACTGCATTTTGGATCCTGTAGTTTATTATTTTGCCACAGGGAAGTTTAGAGAACTCATCAAGGCCCACATTACAAAATTAATCACATGCACCCAAACTCAGAGCTACCACTTGAACTCTGGTAGCAAATCAGAATCCTCCTAG